The proteins below come from a single Vanessa cardui chromosome 7, ilVanCard2.1, whole genome shotgun sequence genomic window:
- the LOC124531123 gene encoding Golgi apparatus protein 1 codes for MFNLIVLKAVFYFLCFILGSVQGYQEIESYKTAKERYNLDLRGCSLFEKQCLQIDDDLDLLACALNTTHNNKTQVTFICQHKIWSHQVDLLDSKFLENKLRVPCQDEPGIIDCLGTNLNSIDCVLKKKPILKNKSCWRTINKLETLIFNDWQITGNFLKNCLDDIEAHNCGRIPPDPKSLSQTHTLICLQSLEETLRPECQTEITALKEMKYSSLQIDKIVFAACNLDQKNFCPDEVPDSLLMYKCLVRHKFENAMTKRCQDQLFYVQRNMVMNYKMSKGLVKSCKEDIRKYHCRKGVVDDKGVRLAQILLCLENVSRNESIKLSPECVAEMTDHRKMLMDDYRLSPELMQNCANDITMLCRGIEVGGKTIHCLMEHARPRKRKDKRISLACQRSLEILVQEADPGEDWRVDPILRKACKPIVDRACREVNGGNGRVMSCLMEKLGTTVMTTDCEIALLQIQYFISRDFKLDPQLYKACKFDAVTQCKAKLHWADINEHPSEKDPLILPCLYNYAYNSELKGILKPACEQQVRRVMRQRAVSVDLLPEIADTCIDDLANLCFENTGKGEEIMCLQTKIKELSSKCKEVVTNFTETQSDHIELNPVVSTNCRVPIEKLCSSELKSKKDEDDILDCLISHKNDPEIKSNVKCRAAIEHEQLISLKNYRFTRKFKNACKSYVMRFCPKAQTKLQIVICLSEIIRNDTITRRKHTIYKECRQQLRSQLFQQKESIDLDPDLKDACKKDLQEFCPLVPHAESAALECLQTAKGKLSENCRKAIFVVRKQEFSDNGVDYHLVTSCNDMIDLYCHNTEPTVLLDCLKAHRLEADFDNNCKVVVVTRMIEQNMDYRFNNNLQNSCKGDIKRFCSDVIANEPHDVELQGKMLYCLKEKFRESKLEKSCENELANVLKEQALNYRLDPLLGKLCKAEIQTICSVPNDSITNSDGQVEECLKNALLNHKIVSAECAREVVQIIEETEVDIEADPLLERACALDLLKYCKDLEHGAGRRLKCLKIILNDSNRKLEAECQKELSSRLEMYRYVASVNVIENFGDVYDELSSSPSKKYFLVVGISIVGLIFIFGLYCGRMTKRAMYIKRK; via the exons atgtttaatctgATAGTTTTAAAAGCAGTGTTCTATTTCTTGTGTTTTATCTTGGGCAGTGTTCAAGGGTATCAGGAAATAGAAAGTTATAAAACTGCAAAAGAAAGATATAATTTGGATTTAAGAGGATgctctttatttgaaaaacaatgTTTACAGATAGATGATGATCTCGATCTTTTGGCTTGTGCATTAAATACAACTCATAATAACAAGACTcaagttacatttatttgtcAACATAAAATTTGGTCGCATCAAGTCGATTTACTTGACAGTAAATTCCTCGAAAATAAATTGAGAGTACCATGTCAGGACGAACCCGGTATTATAGATTGTCTGGGCACAAATTTGAACTCTATAGACtgtgttttgaaaaaaaaaccaattttaaaaaataaatcttgttGGAGGACTATAAACAAATTAGAAACATTAATCTTTAATGACTGGCAGATAACAGGTAATTTTTTGAAGAATTGCTTGGATGACATTGAGGCACATAATTGTGGTAGGATACCACCAGATCCAAAAAGCCTTTCTCAGACACATACATTGATATGTCTTCAAAGTCTTGAGGAAACATTGCGTCCAGAATGCCAAACAGAAATTACTGctttaaaagaaatgaaatacaGTTCTTTACAAATTGACAAGATTGTTTTTGCTGCATGTAATTTAGATCAAAAGAACTTTTGTCCAGATGAAGTTCCCGAttcattattaatgtataagtGTCTCGTAAgacataaatttgaaaatg ctATGACTAAACGGTGTCAAGATCAACTATTTTATGTTCAAAGAAACATGGTGATGAACTATAAAATGAGCAAGGGCTTGGTGAAATCATGTAAAGAAGATATTCGTAAATATCATTGTCGCAAGGGAGTAGTTGATGATAAAGGGGTACGCCTAGCACAAATTTTGTTGTGCTTAGAAAATGTTTCACGAAATGAGAGCATAAAACTTTCCCCTGAATGTGTTGCTGAAATGACTGATCATAGAAAAATGCTTATGGATGATTATAGATTATCACCAGAATTAATGCAAAATTGTGCCAATGATATAACAATGCTTTGTAGAGGAATAGAAGTTGGTGGTAAAACAATACATTGTTTAATGGAACACGCTAGACCAAGAAAACGAAAAGACAAACGAATAAGCTTAGCATGTCAAAGATCATTAGAGATATTAGTACAGGAAGCTGATCCAGGTGAAGATTGGAGAGTTGATCCAATTCTACGCAAAGCTTGCAAACCAATTGTAGATAGAGCATGTAGGGAAGTTAATGGTGGAAATGGAAGAGTTATGTCCTGTTTAATGGAAAAACTGGGCACAACTGTAATGACAACAGATTGTGAAATTGCATTGCTGCAAATACAGTATTTTATATCTAGAGACTTCAAACTTGATCCACAGTTATATAAGGCATGTAAATTTGATGCTGTAACTCAGTGTAAAGCTAAACTTCATTGGGCTGATATTAATGAACATCCATCTGAGAAGGATCCCTTAATACTACCATGCTTGTATAATTATGCATACAATTCAGAACTCAAGGGTATATTGAAACCAGCTTGTGAACAGCAAGTGAGAAGAGTGATGCGGCAAAGAGCAGTCAGTGTGGATTTACTTCCTGAGATAGCTGATACTTGCATAGATGACTTGGCTAATCTTTGCTTTGAAAATACTGGTAAAGGAGAAGAGATTATGTGCTTACAAACAAAGATTAAGGAGCTTTCATCTAAATGTAAAGAGGTTGTTACTAACTTTACTGAAACTCAAAGTGACCACATTGAATTGAATCCTGTAGTCAGCACTAATTGTAGAGTTCCCATTGAAAAATTATGTTCATCTGAACTGAAAAGTAAAAAAGATGAAGATGATATATTAGATTGCTTAATTTCACATAAAAATGATccagaaataaaatcaaatgtaaagTGCAGAGCTGCCATTGAACATGAACAACTGATTTCATTAAAGAATTACAGGTTCACTAGAAAGTTTAAAAATGCATGTAAATCATATGTCATGAGATTCTGTCCAAAGGCACAAACAAAGTTGCAAATTGTTATTTGCTTGAGtgaaataataagaaatgaTACTATAACTAGAAGGAAACACACTATATATAAAGAATGTCGTCAACAGCTGAGAAGTCAACTTTTTCAACAGAAAGAAAGCATTGATTTAGATCCAGATCTCAAGGATGCTTGTAAAAAAGATCTACAAGAGTTTTGTCCTTTAGTACCTCATGCAGAATCAGCGGCTTTAGAATGCTTACAAACAGCGAAGGGGAAATTAAGTGAGAATTGTAGGAAGGCCATATTTGTAGTAAGGAAACAAGAATTTTCAGACAATGGTGTGGACTATCATTTAGTAACAAGTTGCAATGATATGATAGATTTATACTGTCACAACACTGAACCAACAGTCCTTTTAGATTGTTTAAAG GCCCATCGTTTGGAGGCAGACTTTGATAACAATTGCAAAGTTGTAGTTGTTACTAGAATGATAGAACAAAATATGGATTATCGGTTCAACAATAACCTGCAAAACTCTTGTAAAGGAGACATAAAAAGGTTTTGTTCTGATGTAATTG CCAATGAACCACATGATGTTGAGCTTCAAGGGAAGATGTTATATTGCTTGAAGGAGAAATTCAGGGAGTCGAAACTTGAAAAATCCTGTGAAAATGAGCTGGCAAATGTCCTGAAGGAACAAGCATTAAATTATCGCCTTGATCCTCTCTTAGGCAAACTATGTAAAGctgaaatacaaacaatatgTTCAGTGCCAAATGACTCCATCACGAATTCCGATGGTCAG GTAGAGGAATGTTTGAAGAATGCactattaaatcataaaattgtaTCAGCTGAGTGCGCTCGTGAAGTTGTACAAATAATTGAAGAAACTGAAGTTGATATTGAAGCTGATCCCTTGTTAGAGCGCGCCTGTGCTTTGGACTTGTTAAAATATTGCAAAGATCTGGAACATGGAGCTGGCAGAC gtttaaaatgtttaaagattATTCTTAACGACAGTAATAGAAAACTCGAAGCAGAATGTCAAAAAGAATTGTCAAGTAGATTGGAAATGTACAGATATGTCGCATCA GTAAATGTGATTGAAAACTTTGGAGATGTTTATGATGAACTATCGTCATCACCATCCAAGAAATACTTTTTAGTTGTAGGAATATCAATTGTaggattaatttttatatttggtttaTATTGTGGCCGCATGACAAAGAGGgctatgtatataaaaagaaaataa
- the LOC124531195 gene encoding cuticle protein 7-like — translation MHIFVAIACFIGAAVAAPSGGYEVAAVDSYSIPRYEFNYAVNDPQTGDNKAQSEVRDGDVVKGSYSLTEPDGTLRVVDYSADSVRGFNAVVKRVGNAIHPQTVQAPVISKQYIQPVYEQIAPIAAPIHGKAYSYSSNVLNLGSLNKGWELNNGLGLSGLGLSGLGLSGLDLSGYGLNSGLGLDHGLGLSNAWGLDSGLGLKDYDLGLGYGGYKH, via the exons ATGCATATCTTTGTCGCG aTTGCCTGCTTTATTGGTGCAGCCGTCGCTGCTCCAAGCGGAGGATATGAAGTAGCGGCAGTTGACAGCTAT tcCATACCTCGCTATGAATTCAACTATGCTGTCAATGATCCACAAACTGGAGACAACAAGGCGCAATCAGAGGTCCGCGATGGCGACGTCGTCAAGGGTTCTTACTCTCTCACCGAGCCCGACGGCACCTTGAGAGTGGTTGACTACAGTGCAGATTCCGTAAGAGGTTTTAATGCCGTCGTCAAGCGCGTTGGAAATGCAATTCACCCACAGACCGTACAAGCCCCAGTAATTAGTAAACAATACATCCAACCAGTGTATGAACAAATCGCTCCTATTGCAGCGCCCATCCATGGTAAGGCTTACTCTTACTCATCGAACGTTCTCAATCTTGGAAGCCTGAATAAAGGTTGGGAATTAAATAACGGATTGGGACTTAGTGGATTAGGGCTCAGTGGATTGGGACTCAGTGGATTGGATCTCAGTGGATATGGACTCAATAGCGGATTGGGACTCGATCATGGATTGGGACTCAGTAACGCCTGGGGTCTAGATAGCGGTTTGGGATTGAAAGATTATGACCTCGGTCTTGGTTATGGAGGATACAAACATTGA
- the LOC124531124 gene encoding DNA primase large subunit produces the protein MEFKIKRKSIKTVTTGSLVDVYPHDLQMYKIPPTDNISLQEFETLALERLTLLRCLATATTLKGLRIFSEEWTDFVISDLKNQGLKYYAKLCEKSGCGTLQADLEARRKDHIAHFILRLAYCRTEELRRWFISRELELFKMRFMTMKTDAIDSFFKINNLCYTNISDDEKNELIKYLRESTFYHNNQNLENFKFYKVKFYEVLDLVKSRKVYLRGGYAYIPHKDFISVLSAQFRMLLRQSLAVACHHLGEIEQDERLVSLLKGLHQSYSGNDFISDTKVTVPIESLDSLSAKSFPLCMKQLHEHLRSAHHLKHGGRLQYGLYLKGIGVTLEDSLRFWREEFTKIMELDKFEKQYAYNIRYNYGKEGSKKNYTPFNCLKIINTNVGPGECHGCPYRHCDSGILKNKLKGYGLDTQAVNDVVDMAKKGHYQIACSKYFDAVHKTDLGLGINHPNQFFEESQKLLKSDIKIEVKKEEKSNIIKTESNNIEEMDFDEITEWKE, from the exons atggaatttaaaataaaacggaaATCTATAAAAACAGTTACTACTGGCAGTCTTGTTGATGTTTATCCTCATGATTTACAAATGTACAAGATTCCACCTACTgataatatatcattacaaGAATTTGAAACTTTAGCTCTGGAAAGACTTACTTTGCTAAGATGTTTAGCAACAGCTACGACTTTAAAGGGACTTAGAATTTTCTCCGAGGAATGGACTGATTTTGTTATAAGCGATTTGAAAAATCAAGGATTAAAGTACTATGCTAAACTTTGCGAAAAATCTGGTTGTGGGACACTTCAGGCTGATTTGGAAGCTAGGCGAAAAGATCATATAGCTCATTTCATACTCAGATTAGCATATTGTAGAACTGAAGAATTACGTCGCTGGTTTATTTCTCGAGaactagaattatttaaaatgagatttatgactatgAAAACTGATGcaattgattctttttttaaaataaacaatctaTGCTACACCAATATATCTGATGATGAAAAGAATgagcttattaaatatttaagagaatcaacattttatcataataatcaaaatctcgaaaactttaaattttataaggtaAAATTCTATGAAGTTCTTGACTTGGTAAAATCAAGAAAAGTTTATCTTCGTGGTGGATATGCTTATATTCCTCATAAAGATTTCATTTCAGTACTTTCTGCCCAATTTAGGATGCTACTGCGGCAAAGTTTGGCAGTTGCTTGTCACCATTTAGGAGAGATTGAACAAGATGAAAGACTTGTGTCCTTACTAAAAGGCTTACATCAATCATATTCTGGCAATGATTTTATAAGTGATACAAAAGTCACAGTCCCTATAGAAAGTCTTGATTCCTTATCTGCTAAATCATTTCCTTTATGTATGAAGCAACTTCACGAACACTTACGTTCAGCTCATCATCTCAAACATGGTGGAAGATTGCAATATGGACTTTACTTAAAAGGTATAGGTGTCACACTAGAAGATTCCCTAAGATTCTGGAGGGAGGAATTCACAAAAATTATGGAACTAGACAAGTTTGAGAAACAATATGCTTAcaatataagatataattatgGTAAAGAAGGAAGCAAAAAAAACTACACTCCGTTCAActgtttaaaaatcataaacacGAATGTAGGGCCGGGTGAATGCCATGGCTGTCCATATAGGCATTGTGATTCAGgcatcttaaaaaataaactaaaaggatATGGACTAGATACTCAAG CTGTCAACGATGTTGTCGATATGGCTAAGAAAGGTCACTACCAAATTGCatgtagtaaatattttgatgCAGTTCACAAAACAGATCTCGGATTAGGTATTAATCATCCCAATCAGTTTTTTGAAGAAAGTcagaaacttttaaaaagtgATATTAAGATTGAGGTAAAAAAAGAGGAGAAGtctaatattatcaaaacaGAATCTAACAACATTGAGGAAATGGACTTTGATGAGATTACGGAGTGGAAAGAataa
- the LOC124531122 gene encoding endoplasmic reticulum transmembrane helix translocase: MAPNNMHSSLDDLVQYTQLFKPLATIFQGTILPFLLIYPLIFYCWIFVYGFEDNFEAGFVTVSVVAVIHIFICLCCYWSVHIQCFLSYTPVKNPLQAEIVKVVPTSNNGFSEIVKLHHAKSTKSEDASPDVWFIFQKSKYVYDWDKKTFHTVEFPANKTYEEYTESKGYVDDDSIAAAEKEFGKNEMIMVVPEFMELFKERATAPFFVFQVFCVALWCLDKYWYYSIFTLVMLVMFECTLVQQQLRNMAEIRKMGNKPYNINVYRNRRWRQIISDQLVPGDIVSLTRSLSDNIVPCDIVLLRGSCIVDESMLTGESVPQMKEPLENEKDLKRNLDVEGDGKLHMLFGGTKIVQHSSPSKNVSSGLKAPDNGCIGYVIRNGFNTSQGKLLRTILFGVKRVTANNLETFGFILFLLIFAIAAAAYVWIKGCEDPERNRYKLFLECTLILTSVVPPELPIELSLAVNTSLLSLSKLAVFCTEPFRIPFAGKVEICCFDKTGTLTSDNLVVEGVAGIGENTDATVIPLSEAPMETIQVLATCHSLVQLDDGVVGDPLEKATLKAAEWNLTKGDAVVPKKGKSPGLKIVHRNHFASALKRMSVVAGYQINERGFIETHYISSVKGAPETVKTMLKEVPSHYDHVHLTLSRRGARVLALGYRNLGKLSSQEIRDLSREDIESDLTFVGFVIISCPLKNDSKKAIAEIVHASHSVVMITGDNPLTACHVAKELKFTQKSEVLILTESNNSWNWKSIDETVELPVQPFKTSKELTKKYDLCITGEGLTFLNKCHTNFFLEIVSHIKVFARFAPKQKEFVIVTLKSLGYVTLMCGDGTNDVGALKHADVGVAILANAPERIREKREERPNPIEPDLPRRLPASRDARAEARAEAAARLRRAMKKLEEEDQPQLVRLGDASVAAPFTSRLSSILCICHIIKQGRCTLVTTLQMFKILALNALILAYSQSVLYLDGIKFSDVQATLQSLLLASCFLFISRSKPLKQLSKQRPLPNIFNAYTVMTVLAQFAVHFLCLVYLVREATLRSPDRDTKPKLDMDLSEDEERVFTPDLVNSTVYIISMALQISTFAINYRGEPFMEGLRDNKPLLYSILISGGVVFALATGVLPDLSNLFEIVYFPPDYRVILVQVLIADMVFAYLVDRICLWLFGDARVSTVT, encoded by the exons ATGGCCCCAAACAATATGCATTCGTCATTAGATGATTTAGTTCAATACACACAATTATTTAAGCCTCTGGCTACAATTTTCCAAGGAACAATTCTAccctttttgttaatttatccattaattttctattgcTGGATATTCGTGTACGGTTTCGAGGATAACTTTGAAGCAGGGTTTGTGACTGTTTCGGTGGTCGCAGTCATACACATTTTCATTTGTCTTTGTTGCTACTGGAGTGTTCATATTCAATGTTTCTTGTCGTATACACCG GTTAAGAATCCTTTACAAGCGGAAATTGTTAAAGTAGTTCCTACTTCTAATAATGGGTTTTCCGAGATTGTCAAACTGCACCACGCGAAG TCTACAAAATCAGAAGATGCATCACCAGATGTCTGGTTCATATTTCAAAAGAGCAAATATGTTTATGATTGGGATAAAAAAACATTCCATACAGTTGAATTTCCTGCTAATAAAACATATGAAGAATATACTGAATCTAAAGGATACGTAGATGATGATTCCATTGCTGCAGCTGAGAAAGAATTTGGGAAGAATGAAATGATTATG gtTGTACCAGAGTTTATGGAACTGTTTAAAGAACGGGCCACTGCtccattttttgtttttcaagtGTTTTGTGTTGCTTTATGGTGCCTTGACAAATATTGGTACTACTCTATTTTCACTCTGGTTATGTTAGTTATGTTTGAGTGTACTCTTGTTCAGCAACAGTTAAGAAACATGGCAGAGATACGAAAAATGGGTAACAAAccgtataatataaatgtatatagaaaTAGAAGATGGCGTCAAATTATAAGTGATCAATTGGTACCTGGAGACATTGTATCTCTTACCCGCTCACTAAGTGATAATATAGTTCCTTGTGATATTGTGTTATTAAGAGGATCTTGTATTGTTGATGAATCTATGTTAACTGGTGAAAGTGTTCCGCAGATGAAAGAACCTTTAGAGAATGAAAAAGACCTCAAACGAAACTTGGATGTTGAAGGTGACGGCAAACTTCATATGTTGTTTGGTGGTACTAAAATTGTTCAGCATTCATCACCTAGCAAAAATGTGTCGTCTGGGTTAAAAGCTCCTGATAATGGTTGTATTGGTTATGTTATTCGTAATGGCTTTAATACGTCCCAAGGTAAACTTTTAAGAACTATTTTGTTTGGTGTTAAAAGAGTTACAGCTAACAATCTTGAGACCTTTGGATTTATTTTGTTCCTTTTAATTTTTGCAATTGCGGCTGCAGCATATGTGTGGATAAAAGGATGTGAGGATCCAGAAAGAAACAGATACAAACTATTTTTGGAATGTACCTTAATTTTAACATCGGTTGTACCTCCAGAACTGCCAATAGAATTATCTTTGGCTGTGAATACATCTTTATTGTCTTTATCGAAGTTAGCTGTATTTTGTACAGAACCATTTAGAATACCTTTTGCAGGAAAAGTTGAAATATGTTGTTTTGACAAAACTGGTACATTGACCAGTGATAATTTAGTAGTAGAGGGTGTGGCAGGTATAGGTGAAAATACAGATGCTACAGTTATACCACTGTCAGAGGCTCCCATGGAAACTATTCAGGTTCTGGCCACTTGTCACTCATTAGTACAACTAGACGATGGAGTTGTTGGGGATCCATTAGAAAAGGCTACTTTAAAAGCAGCAGAGTGGAACCTCACAAAGGGTGATGCCGTTGTACCAAAGAAAGGTAAATCACCAGGCTTGAAAATTGTTCACCGAAATCACTTCGCAAGTGCTCTCAAAAGGATGTCTGTAGTAGCTGGTTATCAAATAAACGAGAGGGGTTTTATAGAGACACATTACATAAGTAGTGTGAAAGGAGCTCCAGAAACTGTTAAAACTATGCTAAAGGAAGTTCCTAGCCACTATGACCACGTACATTTAACTTTATCTAGACGAGGTGCGCGTGTTTTAGCTTTGGGTTATAGAAATTTAGGAAAATTATCATCACAGGAAATCAGAGATTTATCGAGAGAAGACATCGAATCTGACCTCACGTTTGTTGGTTTTGTAATTATATCTTGTCCCTTAAAGAACGATTCAAAAAAAGCAATCGCTGAGATTGTACATGCATCACATTCCGTTGTAATGATTACTGGCGACAATCCCTTGACAGCATGCCATGTTGCTAAAGAGCTTAAATTTACACAAAAGAGTGAAGTGTTAATTTTAACTGAATCGAATAATAGTTGGAATTGGAAATCAATAGACGAGACTGTAGAATTACCGGTACAACCGTTTAAAACTTCAAAAGAGCTGACGAAAAAGTATGATCTATGCATAACTGGTGAAGGTCTTACATTCCTAAATAAATGTcacactaatttttttttggaaatcgTATCGCATATAAAAGTTTTCGCTAGATTTGCTCCGAAGCAGAAAGAATTTGTCATAGTCACTCTTAAGTCACTCGGATACGTTACGCTCATGTGTGGTGATGGTACCAATGATGTAGGAGCTTTAAAACATGCCGAt gTGGGTGTGGCAATTCTCGCAAATGCTCCAGAACGTATACGGGAGAAACGCGAAGAACGTCCGAATCCAATCGAGCCGGATCTTCCGCGTCGACTGCCGGCCTCGCGGGACGCTCGCGCCGAGGCCCGGGCCGAGGCCGCGGCGAGGCTGCGACGGGCCATGAAGAAGTTGGAGGAAGAAGATCAACCTCAACTCGTTAGGTTGGGTGATGCTAGCGTTGCTGCTCCCTTCACAAGTCGGCTGTCTAGTATACTTTGTA TTTGCCACATCATCAAACAAGGTCGTTGCACTCTGGTGACAACACTTCAGATGTTTAAGATCTTAGCTCTTAATGCGCTGATATTGGCGTACAGTCAGTCAGTGCTGTACCTCGATGGTATTAAATTCAGCGATGTTCAAGCTACACTCCAAAGTCTTTTGTTGGCGTCGTGTTTCCTCTTTATATCGAGATCTAAG CCTTTGAAGCAACTGTCTAAACAGCGCCCTCTTCCGAATATCTTCAACGCGTACACTGTAATGACGGTGCTGGCGCAGTTTGCAGTACATTTCTTATGTCTGGTATATTTAGTGCGTGAAGCTACTCTGCGTTCTCCTGACAG ggATACAAAGCCAAAATTGGATATGGATTTATCTGAAGATGAAGAGCGCGTGTTTACGCCGGATCTCGTAAACAGCACTGTCTATATTATTTCTATGGCACTACAGATATCGACATTTGCTATAAATTACAGG GGTGAACCGTTCATGGAAGGTCTAAGGGACAACAAACCATTGCTGTACAGTATACTGATATCTGGTGGTGTTGTGTTCGCGCTGGCGACGGGAGTCCTTCCCGATCTATCTAATTTGTTTGAAATCGTGTACTTCCCTCCAGAT TATCGAGTGATTTTAGTTCAAGTTTTAATAGCGGATATGGTATTCGCTTACTTGGTGGATCGCATCTGCCTGTGGTTGTTCGGGGACGCGCGCGTCAGCACCGTGACGTAG